The proteins below come from a single Triplophysa rosa linkage group LG12, Trosa_1v2, whole genome shotgun sequence genomic window:
- the sphkap gene encoding A-kinase anchor protein SPHKAP isoform X3 yields the protein MLANLLAVLQNFTESHFQSSAMYEGSESVETQEVRTESTLGSSVSACKKVMCSNSVLDSSEYWLKNDKTLCRTGFLEDQHEGSCPKICFINLDRHTSDHHDDSFVKKLASVCPELPRLIESLGVRHPKENEILLLSSLESPDTCQHDPSSPRNQRTADVCLVHCSCGRRPSQTNNVIFEINKFLIGLQSGQERQRHSRLAGQRAAEDDTNRSVSSIEEDFLTASEQLGEDSEDDPLRNDAEISAMSESVKVLRAAHAQRKIEMERDDSEDSETLCTSSNSQKLSKTYSTSSRGPSATLKQVSRHTNESAGHYATNLAESVLQDAFIRLSQDEPSFAPEAAVSVSNVSQHSGDVSHSTDEPQRARACSFELPKIVIVQSPDNSEEVTEWPEAQSHGDEVQKATTKHGTHPKHNSPIGHPIKPVEIALACAASIIGTITTPQVTEQLTLDSGEDDCEDEEEGSETEQGEYSFSAAVCGMSQVVGAVAAVDLAEDSGDTEDSTAMYSASMGLLSAAQASTAIPLHCSIAEGTSVEAFRANVAEALLREASAVLTHRQSYSSVANFLETTHNKIVDGITIPRRPYQEQQEVDNFTQEISDTIFQYALEKAEKKKELEGPGKDAPNIYTFLLNCLNDVLFDVLHVTSRKISDISKCNSGSCDTQERNGSFRECEADFKSGREALSQLQNLIEPSQAYNHGERRNSVEKLSLLIGKRDREQKNILEERENEPKLKEPYRLTLNRMTATIVKEQSELQGQLGRSEKSSNSTLPSAESSPLHVPRGKAGGENDTRQHSLLSSLGTLKMDSAESKTPVTCFAEDLATTVVSMATELAAICLENSSGKQPWFCALKGGSEGPEGLLLPCCTAVALRRKEAQNGTAVTKKHRPPRLSEIKRKTEEQPELMERLVNRVVDETVNLDEPTISDPFALFASEVTARIMNCPELSVVDTSKSGQSSRSRLQCERWSSRGKASSYESIPEEDMDPSGMPNTLGPGNRLGHNLSRGSSISKQSSCESITDEFSRFMVNQMETEGRGFDLLLDYYAGKNASSILAAAVQQAASKKNGHLNVRASSCLSKQSSTESITEEFYRFMLKDMDKENKDYSMTKTKEWSNSLLPPSPRTPFCIRQSSVPDRRSSDSRLTVNSPIKANSFDGFARNVRGDSLNIYPSNSVSSTGLCKSDSCLYQRGQTDQITDMLIHETWASSIESLMRKNKIIAEPSEDSVELDSADSQPHVQLFANRLAADIVESGKSLIGGQQEASAAACQSQVPVGEKRNGFKQSRRESGGKWPSVQRHENNVNSHSSSCMRRAWRGQREVPVIHIEPDQREEVSEDTGRDRAHHREAPHQVQPQSSKESGTVARNSSAKDRRSSEATVPSADVEVERHSFSASSEESVSGSWAQIAPDDDPQEETISSFIQNGNSSASSIGLADLEGFPDYSISSSLISEERERKAPHCQDPADEVTSGLSTAASSCQRELLVVNCDLESECVDVELRAALQWIAASELGVPALYFNKTQEHNLTKFHRVVQLANQKAWCVGDLFSAVAQFCQLDQERTVPSLFDWILKTKR from the exons ATCTGCTTCATAAACCTGGACAGACACACCTCTGATCACCATGACGACAGCTTTGTTAAG AAACTGGCCTCAGTATGCCCGGAGCTGCCTCGCTTAATTGAGTCTCTGGGAGTGCGGCATCCCAAAGAAAATGAGATCCTGCTTCTCAGCAGCCTCGAGTCACCTGACACCTGCCAGCATGACCCCAGCAGCCCACGG AACCAGAGAACTGCTGATGTCTGTCTGGTACATTGTTCCTGTGGTCGTCGTCCTTCCCAGacaaacaatgttatttttgaaATCAACAAGTTTCTGATTGGTCTACAGTCAGGCCAGGAAAGGCAGCGGCATAGCCGATTGGCTGGTCAGCGGGCTGCCGAGGATGACACAAACCGCTCCGTTTCGTCCATAGAAGAGGATTTCCTAACTGCTTCAGAACAGCTTGGGGAAGACAGTGAGGATGACCCACTCAGAAATG ATGCTGAGATTTCTGCCATGTCAGAGTCGGTTAAGGTGTTAAGAGCAGCCCACGCTCAAAGAAAGATTGAAATGGAAAGAGATGACAGCGAGGACTCAGAGACCCTCTGCACCTCCTCCAACTCCCAGAAGCTCTCGAAAACATACTCAACCTCCTCCAGAGGCCCATCCGCCACCTTAAAACAAGTCAGCCGTCACACCAATGAGTCAGCCGGTCACTATGCCACCAATCTGGCAGAGTCTGTCCTTCAAGATGCTTTCATTCGTTTATCGCAAGATGAACCTTCTTTTGCCCCGGAGGCGGCTGTGAGTGTCTCCAACGTCTCGCAACACTCAGGTGATGTGAGCCACTCCACTGATGAGCCGCAGAGGGCTCGAGCCTGCTCTTTTGAACTACCTAAAATTGTGATTGTCCAGAGTCCTGACAACAGTGAGGAGGTGACAGAATGGCCGGAAGCACAGTCACATGGAGATGAAGTGCAGAAGGCCACAACAAAACACGGTACACACCCCAAGCATAACTCTCCAATTGGACACCCCATTAAGCCAGTGGAAATAGCATTGGCGTGTGCAGCGAGCATCATCGGTACTATTACCACCCCTCAGGTTACAGAACAGCTCACATTGGACTCAGGAGAAGATGATTGCGAGGATGAAGAAGAAGGGAGTGAAACAGAACAAGGGGAGTATTCATTTTCCGCCGCAGTATGTGGAATGTCTCAGGTCGTTGGAGCAGTAGCTGCAGTAGATCTCGCAGAAGACTCTGGAGATACCGAAGACTCTACAGCGATGTATTCTGCCTCTATGGGACTTCTGTCAGCTGCCCAAGCCTCGACTGCAATACCTCTTCACTGTAGCATTGCAGAGGGCACCAGCGTTGAGGCTTTTAGGGCCAATGTGGCTGAAGCTCTCCTCAGGGAAGCATCGGCTGTACTCACCCACAGACAAAGTTACTCAAGTGTTGCAAATTTCCTTGAGACCACACATAACAAGATAGTAGATGGAATCACAATTCCAAGAAGGCCCTATCAGGAACAACAGGAGGTGGATAATTTCACTCAGGAAATATCAGACACAATCTTTCAATATGCCCTCGAGAAggctgaaaagaaaaaagagcTGGAGGGTCCTGGAAAAGATGCTCCAAACATTTATACTTTCCTCTTGAATTGCTTGAACGATGTGCTCTTTGATGTCCTTCATGTTACGTCAAGAAAAATcagtgacatttcaaaatgtaattcGGGGTCATGTGACACGCAAGAACGCAACGGCAGCTTTAGGGAGTGTGAGGCTGATTTCAAGTCTGGCAGAGAAGCATTAAGCCAATTACAGAATTTGATTGAGCCAAGCCAGGCTTATAATCATGGTGAGAGGCGTAACAGTGTGGAAAAGCTGTCTCTCCTTATAggaaagagagatagagagcAGAAAAACATTCTGGAGGAGAGAGAAAACGAGCCGAAACTAAAAGAACCCTATAGACTTACTCTGAACAGAATGACTGCCACTATAGTCAAAGAACAATCTGAGCTGCAAGGCCAGCTGGGCAGGAGTGAGAAAAGTTCAAACTCGACACTTCCTTCGGCTGAAAGCTCACCGCTTCATGTACCACGCGGGAAGGCAGGAGGAGAGAACGACACCAGGCAGCATTCTTTGTTGTCCTCTTTAGGAACACTTAAAATGGATTCGGCAGAGTCCAAAACTCCTGTCACATGCTTCGCTGAAGACTTGGCGACTACAGTGGTCTCCATGGCAACAGAGCTGGCAGCGATATGCCTGGAGAACTCAAGTGGAAAGCAGCCGTGGTTCTGCGCCTTAAAGGGTGGTTCAGAAGGTCCTGAGGGGCTGCTTCTTCCCTGCTGCACAGCTGTCGCCCTCCGCCGTAAAGAGGCACAGAATGGTACAGCCGTCACTAAGAAGCACAGACCTCCACGCCTCAGTGAAATCAAACGTAAAACCGAAGAGCAGCCTGAGCTCATGGAGCGCCTGGTCAACCGTGTTGTGGATGAGACCGTCAACCTAGATGAACCCACGATCTCTGACCCATTCGCGCTTTTTGCATCTGAGGTCACGGCCAGGATAATGAACTGCCCAGAGTTAAGCGTGGTGGACACTTCAAAGTCTGGCCAATCGTCTCGAAGCCGTTTACAGTGTGAGAGATGGAGCAGTAGAGGGAAAGCATCAAGCTACGAGAGCATTCCAGAAGAAGACATGGATCCTTCCGGAATGCCAAACACTTTGGGACCGGGGAACAGGCTTGGGCATAATTTGAGCAGAGGAAGCTCTATCTCCAAGCAGTCCAGCTGTGAGAGCATTACGGATGAGTTCTCTCGCTTCATGGTCAACCAGATGGAGACAGAGGGCCGTGGATTTGACCTTCTGCTGGACTATTATGCTGGAAAAAATGCCAGCAGCATCCTTGCAGCAGCGGTTCAGCAGGCTGCCAGTAAAAAAAATGGACATCTCAATGTGCGGGCATCATCTTGTCTCTCTAAGCAATCCAGCACGGAGAGCATCACAGAGGAATTTTACCGCTTCATGCTGAAAGACATGGACAAGGAGAACAAGGATTACAGCATGACCAAGACCAAAGAGTGGAGTAATAGTCTGTTACCACCATCCCCCAGAACCCCATTTTGCATTCGTCAGTCGTCTGTTCCCGACAGACGATCTTCAGATTCCAGACTAACTGTAAACTCTCCCATCAAGGCGAATTCATTCGATGGTTTTGCTCGAAATGTACGCGGGGACTCGCTCAACATCTATCCGAGCAACTCCGTCTCATCGACTGGACTCTGCAAATCAGATTCCTGTTTGTATCAGCGTGGTCAAACGGACCAAATCACAGACATGCTAATTCATGAGACCTGGGCGAGCTCTATTGAGTCTCTAATGCGCAAAAATAAGATCATCGCGGAGCCTTCGGAAGATAGCGTGGAACTGGATTCTGCAGATTCACAGCCGCATGTGCAGCTCTTTGCTAATCGGCTTGCAGCAGATATCGTAGAGAGCGGCAAATCTTTGATCGGGGGCCAGCAGGAAGCGAGTGCGGCTGCTTGTCAGTCACAAGTTCCTGTTGGAGAGAAGCGGAATGGCTTTAAACAGTCTCGCCGAGAAAGCGGTGGAAAATGGCCAAGTGTACAGCGTCATGAAAATAACGTTAACTCCCACAGTTCCTCCTGCATGAGGCGAGCATGGCGAGGTCAGAGGGAGGTACCGGTGATCCACATTGAACCAGATCAAAGAGAAGAGGTCTCTGAAGATACAGGGAGGGACAGGGCCCACCACAGAGAAGCTCCGCATCAGGTCCAGCCACAAAGCAGCAAAGAGAGTGGGACAGTGGCTAGAAACAG CAGTGCCAAAGACAGGCGTTCATCAGAGGCCACAGTGCCCTCTGCAGATGTGGAGGTGGAACGACACTCTTTCAGCGCTAGCAGTGAGGAAAGTGTCTCAGGCAGCTGGGCCCAGATTGCCCCTGATGACGACCCCCAGGAGGAGACCATCAGTAGCTTTATCCA AAATGGGAACAGCAGTGCTTCCAGCATTGGATTGGCAGACCTGGAGGGCTTTCCAGACTACTCCATCTCCAGCAGCCTAATCAG tgaggagagagagaggaaagcaCCACACTGTCAGGATCCGGCAGACG AAGTAACATCAGGTTTGTCCACCGCAGCCAGCAGTTGTCAAAGAGAGCTCCTGGTGGTAAACTGTGACCTGGAGTCCGAGTGTGTGGATGTAGAACTGAGGGCAGCACTTCAGTGGATCGCTGCATCTGAACTTGGAGTACCAGCGCTGTATTTTAACAAGACTCAGGAGCACAATCTCACGAAG TTTCACAGAGTGGTAcagttggccaatcagaaggcTTGGTGTGTAGGAGACTTGTTCAGTGCCGTGGCCCAGTTCTGCCAACTCGACCAGGAGCGGACTGTGCCCAGCCTGTTTGACTGGATATTGAAAACCAAGCGCTAG
- the sphkap gene encoding A-kinase anchor protein SPHKAP isoform X5, protein MLANLLAVLQNFTESHFQSSAMYEGSESVETQEVRTESTLGSSVSACKKVMCSNSVLDSSEYWLKNDKTLCRTGFLEDQHEGSCPKICFINLDRHTSDHHDDSFVKKLASVCPELPRLIESLGVRHPKENEILLLSSLESPDTCQHDPSSPRNQRTADVCLVHCSCGRRPSQTNNVIFEINKFLIGLQSGQERQRHSRLAGQRAAEDDTNRSVSSIEEDFLTASEQLGEDSEDDPLRNDAEISAMSESVKVLRAAHAQRKIEMERDDSEDSETLCTSSNSQKLSKTYSTSSRGPSATLKQVSRHTNESAGHYATNLAESVLQDAFIRLSQDEPSFAPEAAVSVSNVSQHSGDVSHSTDEPQRARACSFELPKIVIVQSPDNSEEVTEWPEAQSHGDEVQKATTKHGTHPKHNSPIGHPIKPVEIALACAASIIGTITTPQVTEQLTLDSGEDDCEDEEEGSETEQGEYSFSAAVCGMSQVVGAVAAVDLAEDSGDTEDSTAMYSASMGLLSAAQASTAIPLHCSIAEGTSVEAFRANVAEALLREASAVLTHRQSYSSVANFLETTHNKIVDGITIPRRPYQEQQEVDNFTQEISDTIFQYALEKAEKKKELEGPGKDAPNIYTFLLNCLNDVLFDVLHVTSRKISDISKCNSGSCDTQERNGSFRECEADFKSGREALSQLQNLIEPSQAYNHGERRNSVEKLSLLIGKRDREQKNILEERENEPKLKEPYRLTLNRMTATIVKEQSELQGQLGRSEKSSNSTLPSAESSPLHVPRGKAGGENDTRQHSLLSSLGTLKMDSAESKTPVTCFAEDLATTVVSMATELAAICLENSSGKQPWFCALKGGSEGPEGLLLPCCTAVALRRKEAQNGTAVTKKHRPPRLSEIKRKTEEQPELMERLVNRVVDETVNLDEPTISDPFALFASEVTARIMNCPELSVVDTSKSGQSSRSRLQCERWSSRGKASSYESIPEEDMDPSGMPNTLGPGNRLGHNLSRGSSISKQSSCESITDEFSRFMVNQMETEGRGFDLLLDYYAGKNASSILAAAVQQAASKKNGHLNVRASSCLSKQSSTESITEEFYRFMLKDMDKENKDYSMTKTKEWSNSLLPPSPRTPFCIRQSSVPDRRSSDSRLTVNSPIKANSFDGFARNVRGDSLNIYPSNSVSSTGLCKSDSCLYQRGQTDQITDMLIHETWASSIESLMRKNKIIAEPSEDSVELDSADSQPHVQLFANRLAADIVESGKSLIGGQQEASAAACQSQVPVGEKRNGFKQSRRESGGKWPSVQRHENNVNSHSSSCMRRAWRGQREVPVIHIEPDQREEVSEDTGRDRAHHREAPHQVQPQSSKESGTVARNRNGNSSASSIGLADLEGFPDYSISSSLISEERERKAPHCQDPADEVTSGLSTAASSCQRELLVVNCDLESECVDVELRAALQWIAASELGVPALYFNKTQEHNLTKFHRVVQLANQKAWCVGDLFSAVAQFCQLDQERTVPSLFDWILKTKR, encoded by the exons ATCTGCTTCATAAACCTGGACAGACACACCTCTGATCACCATGACGACAGCTTTGTTAAG AAACTGGCCTCAGTATGCCCGGAGCTGCCTCGCTTAATTGAGTCTCTGGGAGTGCGGCATCCCAAAGAAAATGAGATCCTGCTTCTCAGCAGCCTCGAGTCACCTGACACCTGCCAGCATGACCCCAGCAGCCCACGG AACCAGAGAACTGCTGATGTCTGTCTGGTACATTGTTCCTGTGGTCGTCGTCCTTCCCAGacaaacaatgttatttttgaaATCAACAAGTTTCTGATTGGTCTACAGTCAGGCCAGGAAAGGCAGCGGCATAGCCGATTGGCTGGTCAGCGGGCTGCCGAGGATGACACAAACCGCTCCGTTTCGTCCATAGAAGAGGATTTCCTAACTGCTTCAGAACAGCTTGGGGAAGACAGTGAGGATGACCCACTCAGAAATG ATGCTGAGATTTCTGCCATGTCAGAGTCGGTTAAGGTGTTAAGAGCAGCCCACGCTCAAAGAAAGATTGAAATGGAAAGAGATGACAGCGAGGACTCAGAGACCCTCTGCACCTCCTCCAACTCCCAGAAGCTCTCGAAAACATACTCAACCTCCTCCAGAGGCCCATCCGCCACCTTAAAACAAGTCAGCCGTCACACCAATGAGTCAGCCGGTCACTATGCCACCAATCTGGCAGAGTCTGTCCTTCAAGATGCTTTCATTCGTTTATCGCAAGATGAACCTTCTTTTGCCCCGGAGGCGGCTGTGAGTGTCTCCAACGTCTCGCAACACTCAGGTGATGTGAGCCACTCCACTGATGAGCCGCAGAGGGCTCGAGCCTGCTCTTTTGAACTACCTAAAATTGTGATTGTCCAGAGTCCTGACAACAGTGAGGAGGTGACAGAATGGCCGGAAGCACAGTCACATGGAGATGAAGTGCAGAAGGCCACAACAAAACACGGTACACACCCCAAGCATAACTCTCCAATTGGACACCCCATTAAGCCAGTGGAAATAGCATTGGCGTGTGCAGCGAGCATCATCGGTACTATTACCACCCCTCAGGTTACAGAACAGCTCACATTGGACTCAGGAGAAGATGATTGCGAGGATGAAGAAGAAGGGAGTGAAACAGAACAAGGGGAGTATTCATTTTCCGCCGCAGTATGTGGAATGTCTCAGGTCGTTGGAGCAGTAGCTGCAGTAGATCTCGCAGAAGACTCTGGAGATACCGAAGACTCTACAGCGATGTATTCTGCCTCTATGGGACTTCTGTCAGCTGCCCAAGCCTCGACTGCAATACCTCTTCACTGTAGCATTGCAGAGGGCACCAGCGTTGAGGCTTTTAGGGCCAATGTGGCTGAAGCTCTCCTCAGGGAAGCATCGGCTGTACTCACCCACAGACAAAGTTACTCAAGTGTTGCAAATTTCCTTGAGACCACACATAACAAGATAGTAGATGGAATCACAATTCCAAGAAGGCCCTATCAGGAACAACAGGAGGTGGATAATTTCACTCAGGAAATATCAGACACAATCTTTCAATATGCCCTCGAGAAggctgaaaagaaaaaagagcTGGAGGGTCCTGGAAAAGATGCTCCAAACATTTATACTTTCCTCTTGAATTGCTTGAACGATGTGCTCTTTGATGTCCTTCATGTTACGTCAAGAAAAATcagtgacatttcaaaatgtaattcGGGGTCATGTGACACGCAAGAACGCAACGGCAGCTTTAGGGAGTGTGAGGCTGATTTCAAGTCTGGCAGAGAAGCATTAAGCCAATTACAGAATTTGATTGAGCCAAGCCAGGCTTATAATCATGGTGAGAGGCGTAACAGTGTGGAAAAGCTGTCTCTCCTTATAggaaagagagatagagagcAGAAAAACATTCTGGAGGAGAGAGAAAACGAGCCGAAACTAAAAGAACCCTATAGACTTACTCTGAACAGAATGACTGCCACTATAGTCAAAGAACAATCTGAGCTGCAAGGCCAGCTGGGCAGGAGTGAGAAAAGTTCAAACTCGACACTTCCTTCGGCTGAAAGCTCACCGCTTCATGTACCACGCGGGAAGGCAGGAGGAGAGAACGACACCAGGCAGCATTCTTTGTTGTCCTCTTTAGGAACACTTAAAATGGATTCGGCAGAGTCCAAAACTCCTGTCACATGCTTCGCTGAAGACTTGGCGACTACAGTGGTCTCCATGGCAACAGAGCTGGCAGCGATATGCCTGGAGAACTCAAGTGGAAAGCAGCCGTGGTTCTGCGCCTTAAAGGGTGGTTCAGAAGGTCCTGAGGGGCTGCTTCTTCCCTGCTGCACAGCTGTCGCCCTCCGCCGTAAAGAGGCACAGAATGGTACAGCCGTCACTAAGAAGCACAGACCTCCACGCCTCAGTGAAATCAAACGTAAAACCGAAGAGCAGCCTGAGCTCATGGAGCGCCTGGTCAACCGTGTTGTGGATGAGACCGTCAACCTAGATGAACCCACGATCTCTGACCCATTCGCGCTTTTTGCATCTGAGGTCACGGCCAGGATAATGAACTGCCCAGAGTTAAGCGTGGTGGACACTTCAAAGTCTGGCCAATCGTCTCGAAGCCGTTTACAGTGTGAGAGATGGAGCAGTAGAGGGAAAGCATCAAGCTACGAGAGCATTCCAGAAGAAGACATGGATCCTTCCGGAATGCCAAACACTTTGGGACCGGGGAACAGGCTTGGGCATAATTTGAGCAGAGGAAGCTCTATCTCCAAGCAGTCCAGCTGTGAGAGCATTACGGATGAGTTCTCTCGCTTCATGGTCAACCAGATGGAGACAGAGGGCCGTGGATTTGACCTTCTGCTGGACTATTATGCTGGAAAAAATGCCAGCAGCATCCTTGCAGCAGCGGTTCAGCAGGCTGCCAGTAAAAAAAATGGACATCTCAATGTGCGGGCATCATCTTGTCTCTCTAAGCAATCCAGCACGGAGAGCATCACAGAGGAATTTTACCGCTTCATGCTGAAAGACATGGACAAGGAGAACAAGGATTACAGCATGACCAAGACCAAAGAGTGGAGTAATAGTCTGTTACCACCATCCCCCAGAACCCCATTTTGCATTCGTCAGTCGTCTGTTCCCGACAGACGATCTTCAGATTCCAGACTAACTGTAAACTCTCCCATCAAGGCGAATTCATTCGATGGTTTTGCTCGAAATGTACGCGGGGACTCGCTCAACATCTATCCGAGCAACTCCGTCTCATCGACTGGACTCTGCAAATCAGATTCCTGTTTGTATCAGCGTGGTCAAACGGACCAAATCACAGACATGCTAATTCATGAGACCTGGGCGAGCTCTATTGAGTCTCTAATGCGCAAAAATAAGATCATCGCGGAGCCTTCGGAAGATAGCGTGGAACTGGATTCTGCAGATTCACAGCCGCATGTGCAGCTCTTTGCTAATCGGCTTGCAGCAGATATCGTAGAGAGCGGCAAATCTTTGATCGGGGGCCAGCAGGAAGCGAGTGCGGCTGCTTGTCAGTCACAAGTTCCTGTTGGAGAGAAGCGGAATGGCTTTAAACAGTCTCGCCGAGAAAGCGGTGGAAAATGGCCAAGTGTACAGCGTCATGAAAATAACGTTAACTCCCACAGTTCCTCCTGCATGAGGCGAGCATGGCGAGGTCAGAGGGAGGTACCGGTGATCCACATTGAACCAGATCAAAGAGAAGAGGTCTCTGAAGATACAGGGAGGGACAGGGCCCACCACAGAGAAGCTCCGCATCAGGTCCAGCCACAAAGCAGCAAAGAGAGTGGGACAGTGGCTAGAAACAG AAATGGGAACAGCAGTGCTTCCAGCATTGGATTGGCAGACCTGGAGGGCTTTCCAGACTACTCCATCTCCAGCAGCCTAATCAG tgaggagagagagaggaaagcaCCACACTGTCAGGATCCGGCAGACG AAGTAACATCAGGTTTGTCCACCGCAGCCAGCAGTTGTCAAAGAGAGCTCCTGGTGGTAAACTGTGACCTGGAGTCCGAGTGTGTGGATGTAGAACTGAGGGCAGCACTTCAGTGGATCGCTGCATCTGAACTTGGAGTACCAGCGCTGTATTTTAACAAGACTCAGGAGCACAATCTCACGAAG TTTCACAGAGTGGTAcagttggccaatcagaaggcTTGGTGTGTAGGAGACTTGTTCAGTGCCGTGGCCCAGTTCTGCCAACTCGACCAGGAGCGGACTGTGCCCAGCCTGTTTGACTGGATATTGAAAACCAAGCGCTAG